TTGGAGCTGAACGCTTGCCGCGTTACGCAGCCGGTCGCGCTTCGCGCACGGCTGCTCAACTGCACGTTCGCTTCGCTTGCAGCCGGATTCGCTCGATATCCGATCGAGCTTCGCTCACCGTTCGAGGGCGCTTCATCGGTTGCCGGAGCGGTCTGGCCGGGGGCGGAGCTACGGAACGAGGATCGCGACGACGGGCTCGCCAAGCTCCGCTTCGACCGCGGCGCTTGCGAGCTTCCCATGCACGCCCACGAATACTCCGACCGGTTCATCGTCGTGCTCTCGGGTGCGGGCCTCTATCACTTCTCCGCCGAGTCCCTCAGCGACTTCACGGGTCGCGATGTCCGATCGGCTTCGGTGACAAAGGGCGACGTCGTTTGCTTTACCCGCGGACTCGTTCACACGTTCAGCGCTCCGGACCAGGAACTCGTGCTGCTTTCCTATCACGCGCCGTTGATCGCCTTCGATGATCCCCGCCAATACTCGCTACCGGCCGTGAGGTGGACCTACGAGGAGCACGCACAGGCCAGCAACGTCCTTCATTCTTGACGTCCATGGCACGAAGAAAATCACTTACCGGAGCACGTTGCGGATGCGGCGAATCACGTGGAGCGGTGGTGGATCGGACGGCTGCTTTCGATAGCGGTATCGAATGAACGAACGACCGTGGATGAACATGACGCATGCAGAAAAAGCAACGTACACCAGGTATACGCACCGCAACTCGTAACCGACCGACGGCAGCGCCGCGAAAACCGATTGACACGCAATCAGCATCACCAAGCTCGACGTTACTACGGCCAGCCCCGTCCCCAGCGCGGTGCGATCCAGCGTGCCGTGCGGGGTCTTCTTCGGGTGCCGCGACTGGAATGCCATCAACTCTTCTCCGGCAATCGCGTTGACCAGACGCTCGATTTCATCGATGCGCCGAAGATGGTCTTCTTTCGACTTTGCATGATTGGCCGTGGTGATGACAAGCCACATGAGCCCCAGCGGCAGCGTCAAGAGCAACCACAGGCGCGTTTCGCCGGAAAGCGAACTCATGCTGCCCAGCAGCAACGCAAACAGCCCGCCGGCCACGGGAAGCCGCCGGTCCATGGCCGTCATGCGGAACGTCAGCAGTGCGTTGAGTGCGCGATACTCTTCCAGAAGCACGTTGATGCGATCTCGATTCGATAAGGGCGGATCGATGCCGTCTTGTTGTCTCACCCGATCATGTTTAGCACGCTCCCCGATTCCCTGCCGAGCAGAATCGTCAACGCGCCGCTCTTGCTGGTGATCGGGATGGATGGCGGTCGCGTACAAACCCTTGAAAAACAAGGAGAAAACGGGAGCCGCTGGCGGGAGGACAAGGTGAGCGCGATTACGTCGTATCTGCCCGGCGACGGAACCACGGAGCATCCGCCGACGCCGCTGGCGACGACCTACGTGGCCACGATGGAGAAGACGGAGGTCTTCGGGAAGCTGGTTCACGTGGAAGCGGAACGGCGTGGCCTGCGACAGGCGGTCACGGTGTTGGTGATGGGCGACGGCGGAAACTGGATCGATCCGCTAAGTGAGCGGGAATGCCTGCACGACCGCCGGATCGTGGACTATTACCACGCGGCCGAACACCTGCACGAAGCGGCGCGGGCGGCGCTGGGCAAGGACATCGCTGAGACTCAGGCGTTGGCCGGGCAACTGAAGGACGCCTTGTGGAACGGTGAGTTGGCTACGGTGATCGCCACGTTGCGGACGCACGCGGAACGACTGGGAGCGCCCGGGCCGGGCGATGGACCGGATCATCCGCGTCGGGTGCTGGCGAACAACGTGAACTACTTCGAAACCCATCGCCGCCACATGGACTACCCGACGTTCCGGCGCAAGGGCTGGCCGATCGGATCGGGCGTCACGGAATCGGCGGTCAAGCAGTTCAACAAACGCGTAAAAGGGACCGAGCAGTTCTGGAGCCTGTCGGGCGTCGAGTCGATCCTGGCCCTCCGCGCCGTCTGGCTGTCCCAAGACGACCGGTGGACAAGGTACTGGAACGCCCGGCCAGCCTATGCCAAGGCCGCCTAAACTGTCACGGACCCTTCATCCACCGCCAAGAGGACGTTCGCGTGACGGATCTTGTACGCCGCCGCCCTGCCCACCCGAACCAACTGCTTCAACCCATCCCGCTCCTCGGCCTCCAGCCGAACGATCCACCTTTTCATGCCGATCCTCCTTGAGACAGGGCATCCATGCCCTTACAAGGATCGGCTATCCAACATCTTTACCCGCACATTCGAGTGAATCGGACCACTAGGTTCTGTCCGGCAAGCATCACACGTTTCGCAAACGCCGCCGTTCCCCTCCGCATTGACACGCCCTGTCTTGCTTTGCCCGCATTCGCTCCGAGCCGGTCGGCTACCCGCCTGCCCGCCGGACAGGCGGGCAAGCGGCCGGTCGAAACGGCATGCGTCGCGCCAGGCGGCGTGAAATCCCCGCGCGATGAATCCAACGAACTTGCATCTGTTCGCAGGGCCGCCTGTCACTCCTCCTGCTGATCGCTTCGACCTGTAGCCGTCCGTCTCTCCGCCCGTCCCCGCGAGGGGTGATCGGGTTTCCCCAGCGCCCGGCGAAGGAAACCCGATCACCCTTTTTTCGCGAGGACGGACCATGAGTGCAAAGCAAGTCATACAAGCCAAGCCGATGCGCAGAGAACAGCTCACCCTGTTCGCGCTGTTCGATGCGGCAGCGACAGAGAACCCTCGGACTCAGGCATTACCGGCAGCGGGGCTGGCGAACCATCGCCGTCTGCCGACGCCGCCGTCATCGCGTCCCGACCTGGGTGAGGACCCGACGACGACGGCTTTATACGGCAGACGGCAAGACGGCGGAGATTTATGGGCAGAGGGATCACCCGTTCAGACGCTTGCCCGAAGGATCGCGGCGGTGCTACACACCGAGCCGGCCACCCATATCGACAACCCACGCCTCGACGCGCTAACCCGCGAAATCTTCGGAACCGCCGTCGGCCACGCCCGTGACGCCTACGACGCCGCCGAAGGGGGCATGAATCTGCACATTGGCGAGTTTGCCATCGACTTCCGCGACGGGCGAGAAGCGATCGAGCGGCTACTTGAAGTCACGCAACGAATGCCTCGACAGTCCCGCCGAGACGAACGACAGGTTGAGTTGCAGCAGTTCAGCACGCCGCCGGCAGAAGCGTTCGTCGTCGTAGCAGCGGCGGCGATTCAACCGGGAATGTCCGTGCTTGAGCCGAGTGCCGGTACTGGCAATCTCGCGGTACTGGCACGATTGGCCGGGGCGGAAGTCGAGACCAACGAGATCGACCCCCGCCGGCGAGAACTTCTTACCATGCAGGGGTTCCCGGTGACGGCGGTCGATGCGGAACGCCTCCACAATCTGCTTGATCCCGACAAAACCTTCGACGCCATCGTGATGAACCCGCCGTTCTCGGCGACCGGCGGTCGGGTCACGGGGCACAACACCAAGTTCGGCGCCCGACACGTCGAGCAGGCCTTACTCCGACTGAAACCCGGCGGTCGACTCGTCGCCGTCGTCGGCCAGGGAATGGCCCTCGATCGCGTCGGCTTTCGCGAATGGTGGCAGATGATCGAGGAGCGTTTCCACGTCCGGGCCAACATCGGCATGGACGGCAACGGTTACGGGAAGTTCGGCACGTCGTTCGGCAATCAGATCGTCGTCATCGACAACGACGGACCCACGGCGAACGAAGAGGACGTGATCACCGGCTCGGAGCTTTCGCCGCAGGCCGCGTATGAACTGATTCGCGGCCTTGCCGACGAAGATATCCCGGCCCACATCGAACACGCCAGCCGGCGAACGGATCGCAACGGAAAGCCACGTAGCGAAACGCAACGCACCGCCGACCGAAACAGCATCGGCGAACTTGTCACCAACACGATGAGGCCCGCCGCCCAGATCGAAACGGGTACGGTGTTTTCACGCTACGAAGTGCGGAAGGCCACCGTTCGCGGATCGGAGCAGCACCCCGCGAACGTCGTCGAATCGACCACGATGGCCAGCGTCGAGCCGCCGGACATCATCTACAGGCACCACTTGCCCCCGGAGTTGATCGTCGAAGGCAGAGTGTCCGACCTGCAAATCGAGGATACGATCTACGCGGGACAGGCCACCGAGACGATGCTTCTCGACGGCAACCGCCGCGGGCACTGGAACGGCGACGGTACCGGGATCGGCAAGGGCCGCGAAATCTACGCCTTCATCTACGATCAATTCCAGCAGGGCCGGCGAAAGCACGTCCACGTATCCGCGTCCCACCAACTCGTTGTGGACGCCGAACGGGACCGCGACGCCGTCGGCTTGCCCTTGCCCATCATCCATCAGGCGAAACGCAAGCCCACGGACGTTGTGACCGCGTCGCAAGGCGTGTTCTTCACGACCTACACCATGTTGGCGGGAGACTTCAAACAGAATCGCCCCCGATTCAAGCAGCTTGCGGATTGGCTCGGTTCGGACTTCGACGGCGTGATCGCCTTCGACGAATCGCACTTGATGAAGAACGCCGCATCGACGCCCTACGGTGGAAAGGCCAGCACCGACGCCGGCACCCAGCGGGGAAACATGGGGATCGAACTTCAGCGGATGTTCCCCAACGCCCGCGTCCGCTACTTCAGTGCCACCGGGGCCACCGAGGTCCGGCATATGGCCGCGTACGAACGGCTCGGACTCTGGGGACCGGGAGCACCGTTCCCCGACTTCCCGTCGTTCGTGCTGGCGATGGAGCGGGGCGGCGTTGCGGCAATGGAGATGCTCTGCCGTGATCTCAAAGCCGTCGGATCGTACCTTGCCCGGACGATCAGCTACGGCCCCAGCCGAAACGACGACGGAACCATCGTTCCCGATTCCGCCGTCGAGTACGAACCGCTTCAACACAACATGACCCCCGACGAACGCGGGCAGTACGACCAGATCGCCGAGCTTTGGTCGGAATTGCTCGTTGCCTTTGAGGCGGCGGAGGAGACCGCTGGCCAGCAGCGGAACCCGAACCGCTACGCCCAGTTCTACGCAACGCAGCAGCGTTTCTTCCTGCAATTGATGATGGCCTACGAGCTTCCCGACGTGATCCCGGCCATCGAACGCGACCTGTCCGAGGGCCGGTCCGTCGTGGTCAGCCTGTTCAACACCAACGAGGCCCAGACCGACCGCAAGGTGAGTCGGGCGTTGGCTGACGGACTGGACCTGTCGGAACTCGACGCCACGCCCCGTGAGATGATCGTGCAACTCGTTGAGAAGCAATTCCCGATTCACCAGTACCAAGAGGTGACCGACCCCAAGACCGGCAAGGTCAAATCCGTCCGGGTGGAAGATGAAAACGGCAACCCGGAGATCAACCGCGAGAACGTAGCCAAGCAGGCGGAACTACTCGACAGGGTTGCGGACCTCGACTTCCCGCAGAACCCCATCGACACGCTTGTCGATCACTTCGGCCCGGAGAACGTCGCCGAGATCACCGGACGCTCGCATCGCTTCGAACGCGGCAAGTACGTTCGTCGCAAGATCAGTGGCGTCGGAACCAAGCGATTGAACGAACACGAGACGCGGCAGTTCCAGGACGGAACGAAACGCTTGGCCATCGTATCCGGTGCCGGAGCTACGGGAATCAGTTTGCACGCCGACGTGGATGCGAAGAACCACGAGCGGCGGGTGTTCTACGCGTTTCAGCTTTCGTGGTCGGCGGATCAGCAGATGCAGGTGTTCGGCAGGGTGCATCGCTCGCATCAGGTGTCGGCCCCGATCATCCGGCTGGTGTTACTCGATCTTGCCGGCCAGAAGCGGCAGGTAAACGCCGTATCGAAGCGACTGGCAGCGTTGGGAGCACTGACCAAAGGCGAGCGACAATCCCTTGGCGGAGTGTTGTTCCGCCCGGAAGATGTTACCGACCAGTACGGTGCCGCGGCACTGGCACGCCTTTACGGCGAGATCACCCACAACCGGCACAAGGACGCGGGACTCGGCGTGCGTGAGCTTGAGCGGATGGGCGTGCTCGACAAGGACAAGACGGCGGTACGCGAGAGCCTGATACGCAAGGTCAATCACTTTCTGAATCGCATCATGGTGCTTCCGGTTGAAAAGCAGAATGCGGTTTTCGAGCTTTTCTATGAGCGGTACGTCGAGGCCGTCGATGCCGCCAAACGTCGCGGAGCGTTCGACTTTGGGGTGTCGGAGATTAGGGCGAGGAACCTGCGAAGCGCCTGTCCCCCGCAGACCCTTCACACAGACGAGGCGTCGGGGGCACGGACGGTCCTGCACGAACTGCAAGGCGAGATCGACGTTGAGCGGCACGAGTTCGATACCGCCCGGTGCCGGTTCGCCGTCGAGGGCT
Above is a genomic segment from Phycisphaerae bacterium containing:
- a CDS encoding cupin domain-containing protein, whose amino-acid sequence is MLNCRFESVEGLCGLEVNEFACPMSFVFDVGRKALREVRLELNACRVTQPVALRARLLNCTFASLAAGFARYPIELRSPFEGASSVAGAVWPGAELRNEDRDDGLAKLRFDRGACELPMHAHEYSDRFIVVLSGAGLYHFSAESLSDFTGRDVRSASVTKGDVVCFTRGLVHTFSAPDQELVLLSYHAPLIAFDDPRQYSLPAVRWTYEEHAQASNVLHS
- a CDS encoding strawberry notch family protein, which produces MSAKQVIQAKPMRREQLTLFALFDAAATENPRTQALPAAGLANHRRLPTPPSSRPDLGEDPTTTALYGRRQDGGDLWAEGSPVQTLARRIAAVLHTEPATHIDNPRLDALTREIFGTAVGHARDAYDAAEGGMNLHIGEFAIDFRDGREAIERLLEVTQRMPRQSRRDERQVELQQFSTPPAEAFVVVAAAAIQPGMSVLEPSAGTGNLAVLARLAGAEVETNEIDPRRRELLTMQGFPVTAVDAERLHNLLDPDKTFDAIVMNPPFSATGGRVTGHNTKFGARHVEQALLRLKPGGRLVAVVGQGMALDRVGFREWWQMIEERFHVRANIGMDGNGYGKFGTSFGNQIVVIDNDGPTANEEDVITGSELSPQAAYELIRGLADEDIPAHIEHASRRTDRNGKPRSETQRTADRNSIGELVTNTMRPAAQIETGTVFSRYEVRKATVRGSEQHPANVVESTTMASVEPPDIIYRHHLPPELIVEGRVSDLQIEDTIYAGQATETMLLDGNRRGHWNGDGTGIGKGREIYAFIYDQFQQGRRKHVHVSASHQLVVDAERDRDAVGLPLPIIHQAKRKPTDVVTASQGVFFTTYTMLAGDFKQNRPRFKQLADWLGSDFDGVIAFDESHLMKNAASTPYGGKASTDAGTQRGNMGIELQRMFPNARVRYFSATGATEVRHMAAYERLGLWGPGAPFPDFPSFVLAMERGGVAAMEMLCRDLKAVGSYLARTISYGPSRNDDGTIVPDSAVEYEPLQHNMTPDERGQYDQIAELWSELLVAFEAAEETAGQQRNPNRYAQFYATQQRFFLQLMMAYELPDVIPAIERDLSEGRSVVVSLFNTNEAQTDRKVSRALADGLDLSELDATPREMIVQLVEKQFPIHQYQEVTDPKTGKVKSVRVEDENGNPEINRENVAKQAELLDRVADLDFPQNPIDTLVDHFGPENVAEITGRSHRFERGKYVRRKISGVGTKRLNEHETRQFQDGTKRLAIVSGAGATGISLHADVDAKNHERRVFYAFQLSWSADQQMQVFGRVHRSHQVSAPIIRLVLLDLAGQKRQVNAVSKRLAALGALTKGERQSLGGVLFRPEDVTDQYGAAALARLYGEITHNRHKDAGLGVRELERMGVLDKDKTAVRESLIRKVNHFLNRIMVLPVEKQNAVFELFYERYVEAVDAAKRRGAFDFGVSEIRARNLRSACPPQTLHTDEASGARTVLHELQGEIDVERHEFDTARCRFAVEGFYRNIRGGTVYAVSAHHDDSLRQAVLMGVKRTTRIVVERHELAAKYTKVGNDAAREWWDAAYASTPATATEKFYVLSGAIIPIYDKIMGGQGIDNTKVARAILENGEALVGFNLSPKDVGPVKQRLGIGNPLADSTAEEILELVDAGGVIELDNGWRITLSVVSSESVVELVLNGVIGNKDEIRGYGFIDETIHYKRRWFARIDEADAVLARLLARRKPVRDITFDQAA